One genomic segment of Kordiimonas sp. SCSIO 12603 includes these proteins:
- the pdhA gene encoding pyruvate dehydrogenase (acetyl-transferring) E1 component subunit alpha: protein MTTKKTSTKAAASPKRRSSKTALYKPTNDELVDFYKDMLLIRRFEEKAGQMYGMGLIGGFCHLYIGQEAVVVGVQTALKKGDSVITGYREHGHMLVAGTDAKAVMAELTGRSGGCSKGKGGSMHMFDPENGFYGGHGIVGAQVSLGTGLAFAAKYKKTDNVGVAYFGDGAANQGQVYESFNMAQIWNLPVVYIIENNQYAMGTSVNRSSSEIELYRRGESFRIPGEQVDGMNVLAVRAAMDKAVKHCREGKGPYILEMKTYRYRGHSMSDPAKYRSKEEVQKMRSDHDAIDQIKNMILDAGIMDEAALKGIDKDVKAVVAEAAAFAQECPEPDLSELYTDVLA, encoded by the coding sequence ATGACTACAAAAAAGACATCTACAAAAGCTGCAGCCTCCCCAAAACGCCGCAGCAGCAAAACAGCTCTCTATAAACCTACCAATGATGAGCTAGTTGATTTTTATAAAGATATGTTGTTGATCCGCCGCTTTGAAGAAAAAGCGGGTCAAATGTACGGTATGGGTCTTATTGGTGGTTTCTGTCACCTCTATATTGGTCAGGAAGCCGTAGTTGTCGGCGTTCAAACAGCATTGAAAAAGGGCGATAGCGTTATCACTGGTTACCGCGAGCATGGCCATATGCTTGTTGCAGGTACTGACGCTAAAGCTGTGATGGCTGAACTTACCGGACGCTCAGGTGGCTGTTCTAAAGGTAAGGGCGGTTCAATGCATATGTTTGATCCTGAGAATGGTTTCTACGGTGGTCACGGTATCGTGGGTGCACAGGTTTCTCTTGGCACAGGTCTCGCATTTGCGGCTAAATACAAAAAAACCGATAATGTAGGTGTTGCTTATTTTGGCGATGGTGCAGCAAACCAAGGACAGGTATACGAGAGCTTTAACATGGCTCAAATCTGGAACCTTCCTGTTGTTTATATCATTGAGAACAACCAATATGCGATGGGTACAAGCGTAAATCGCTCAAGCTCTGAAATTGAGCTCTACCGCCGCGGTGAAAGTTTCCGTATTCCTGGTGAACAGGTTGATGGTATGAATGTTCTGGCTGTTCGTGCTGCAATGGACAAAGCTGTAAAACACTGCCGCGAAGGCAAAGGCCCTTATATCCTTGAGATGAAGACATATCGTTACCGCGGTCACTCGATGTCTGATCCGGCGAAATACCGTTCTAAGGAAGAAGTGCAGAAGATGCGCTCAGATCATGATGCTATCGACCAGATCAAAAACATGATCCTTGATGCGGGCATTATGGACGAAGCAGCGCTTAAAGGCATTGATAAAGATGTGAAAGCTGTTGTGGCTGAAGCTGCTGCTTTTGCTCAGGAATGCCCAGAGCCTGATCTTTCTGAACTATACACTGATGTGCTTGCTTAA
- a CDS encoding septum formation initiator family protein — protein MIRFMKKIAHISKNISQAWATGLWFFLIAYFAIHAFQGESSLSALKELEQQEFALKQQAQDIAAVRSALEMRTEKMGGQTVDPDLLEEQVRARLGFAHQDEVILFLE, from the coding sequence ATGATTCGTTTTATGAAAAAGATCGCGCACATATCAAAGAATATTAGCCAAGCTTGGGCAACCGGTTTGTGGTTTTTCCTGATTGCTTATTTCGCAATCCATGCGTTTCAGGGGGAGAGCTCTTTGTCTGCGCTAAAGGAGCTTGAGCAGCAAGAATTTGCACTTAAGCAGCAAGCACAAGACATTGCAGCGGTTCGTAGTGCTTTGGAAATGCGTACAGAGAAAATGGGCGGTCAAACGGTTGATCCTGATCTTCTTGAAGAACAGGTGAGGGCGCGTCTTGGTTTTGCGCATCAGGATGAAGTTATTCTGTTTCTAGAATAA
- the eno gene encoding phosphopyruvate hydratase: MSAIIDIVGREILDSRGNPTVEVDVILEDGGFGRAAVPSGASTGAYEAVELRDGGGRYCGKGVQKAVEAVNGELFEALVGLDSEDQLMIDQAMMEIDGTENKSRLGANAILGISLAIAKASADSLGVPLYRYIGGANAHVMPVPMMNIINGGEHADNPIDVQEFMIMPVNADSCTDAIRIGAEIFHELKAKLSAAGHNTAVGDEGGFAPNLAGSEDAIKFIMEAIESAGYKAGEDVYLAIDAASSEFYKDGTYNLKGEGKTLTSQEMAEYWADLVARYPIISIEDGMDEDDWEGWKILTDMVGDKCQLVGDDLFVTNPARLADGIEQGVGNSILVKVNQIGTLSETMKAVDMAHRARYTSVMSHRSGETEDATIADLAVALNCGQIKTGSLARSDRLAKYNQLIRIEEELGDTAVYAGTSILRK, translated from the coding sequence ATGAGCGCAATTATTGATATTGTAGGTCGCGAAATTCTAGATAGTCGCGGCAACCCAACTGTTGAAGTTGATGTTATTCTTGAAGACGGTGGTTTTGGCCGTGCTGCAGTGCCATCTGGCGCGTCTACCGGCGCGTACGAAGCCGTTGAATTGCGTGACGGTGGTGGCCGCTACTGCGGTAAAGGTGTTCAAAAAGCTGTTGAAGCCGTAAATGGTGAACTATTTGAAGCGCTTGTTGGCCTGGATAGCGAAGATCAGTTGATGATCGACCAAGCCATGATGGAAATCGATGGTACCGAAAATAAGAGCCGCCTGGGTGCGAATGCTATTCTCGGTATTTCTCTTGCGATTGCAAAGGCGAGCGCGGACAGCCTTGGTGTTCCGCTATACCGCTATATCGGCGGCGCAAACGCACATGTTATGCCTGTACCGATGATGAATATCATCAACGGTGGTGAGCATGCTGATAACCCTATCGATGTTCAAGAATTCATGATCATGCCGGTAAACGCTGATAGCTGTACAGATGCTATCCGTATCGGTGCTGAAATTTTCCATGAGCTTAAGGCAAAGCTAAGCGCTGCTGGGCATAATACGGCCGTTGGTGATGAAGGTGGTTTCGCTCCAAACCTCGCTGGTTCCGAAGATGCGATCAAATTCATTATGGAAGCTATTGAGAGCGCTGGTTACAAGGCGGGTGAAGACGTTTATCTGGCAATTGATGCTGCATCGAGCGAATTCTACAAGGATGGTACTTATAACCTGAAAGGTGAGGGTAAGACGCTTACCAGTCAGGAAATGGCTGAATACTGGGCAGACTTAGTTGCGCGTTATCCAATTATTTCCATCGAAGACGGCATGGATGAAGATGATTGGGAAGGTTGGAAAATCCTGACTGATATGGTTGGTGACAAATGCCAGCTTGTTGGTGATGATCTGTTTGTAACAAATCCGGCGCGTCTTGCTGACGGTATTGAGCAGGGCGTGGGCAACTCCATTCTCGTTAAGGTAAACCAGATTGGTACGCTCAGCGAAACAATGAAAGCTGTAGACATGGCGCACCGCGCTCGCTACACATCTGTGATGTCTCACCGCTCTGGCGAAACAGAAGATGCAACGATTGCTGATCTAGCTGTAGCGCTTAACTGTGGCCAGATCAAAACAGGTTCACTTGCCCGTTCTGATCGTCTCGCTAAATACAATCAGCTTATTCGTATTGAGGAAGAGCTTGGTGATACAGCTGTTTACGCAGGAACATCTATCCTGAGAAAATAA
- a CDS encoding CTP synthase gives MTRYIFITGGVVSSLGKGLLSASLGALLQARGYSVRLRKLDPYLNVDPGTMSPYQHGEVFVTDDGAETDLDLGHYERFTGVASRQSDNVTSGRIYSQIIQKERRGDYLGGTVQVIPHVTDAIKDFALAEQDGIDFMLCEIGGTAGDIEAAPFMEAIRQLSIELGRGRSIFTHLTLVPYLAAAGELKTKPTQHSVRDLRSIGIQPDILVCRSEHPIPDSDRRKMSLYCNVAETAVIPALDVSTIYEVPISYHKEGLDNEVLKAFGLAHSEKPDLSRWEDIVDRIKKPEGEVTVAVVGKYTGLPDAYKSLNEAIVHGGIANRAKVNIKWFESEIFESEDAMEKLENVNAILVPGGFGKRGTEGKIAAAKFAREHNVPYFGICLGMQMATVEAARNMAGVKDAGSTEFGEQANPLVGLITEWVREDGSVEQRTEDTDLGGTMRLGAYPAVLKEGSKVAEIYGKTEIEERHRHRYEVNIGYVKQLEEAGVLFSGMSPDGELPEIIELPDHPWYIGVQFHPELKSKPFDPHPLFASFIEAALKQSRLV, from the coding sequence ATGACACGCTATATTTTCATTACTGGTGGTGTGGTAAGTTCACTTGGAAAAGGTTTGCTTTCTGCATCTTTGGGTGCGCTGTTACAGGCGCGTGGTTATTCCGTTCGTTTGCGTAAGCTTGATCCTTATTTGAATGTTGATCCAGGAACAATGAGCCCATACCAGCATGGTGAAGTATTTGTAACTGATGATGGTGCAGAGACTGATCTTGATCTTGGTCACTATGAGCGTTTCACTGGTGTTGCCTCACGCCAGAGCGATAATGTGACATCTGGCCGTATCTATTCGCAGATCATTCAAAAAGAGCGTCGTGGTGATTATCTGGGAGGTACAGTACAGGTTATCCCGCATGTAACAGATGCCATTAAGGATTTTGCCCTTGCAGAGCAGGACGGTATCGATTTCATGCTTTGTGAAATTGGCGGTACAGCGGGTGATATTGAAGCAGCTCCATTTATGGAAGCTATTCGCCAGCTATCTATTGAACTTGGTCGTGGCCGTTCAATTTTCACACACCTAACACTTGTGCCTTACCTAGCTGCGGCGGGTGAGTTGAAAACTAAACCTACACAGCACAGCGTGCGAGATCTTCGTTCCATTGGTATTCAGCCAGATATTCTTGTTTGTCGTTCTGAGCATCCGATCCCGGATAGCGACCGTCGTAAGATGTCACTTTACTGCAACGTAGCAGAAACCGCGGTAATCCCAGCGCTTGACGTAAGCACAATCTATGAAGTGCCGATTTCTTACCATAAAGAGGGTCTTGATAATGAAGTGTTGAAGGCTTTTGGCCTCGCGCATTCAGAAAAACCAGATCTATCTCGTTGGGAAGATATTGTTGATCGTATCAAAAAGCCTGAGGGTGAGGTAACGGTTGCTGTTGTTGGTAAATATACTGGCCTGCCGGATGCTTATAAATCACTAAACGAAGCTATTGTCCATGGCGGTATCGCAAACCGCGCGAAAGTAAATATCAAGTGGTTCGAATCTGAAATCTTCGAAAGTGAAGATGCGATGGAAAAACTTGAGAATGTGAACGCTATCCTTGTGCCAGGCGGTTTTGGTAAGCGCGGAACAGAGGGCAAGATCGCAGCTGCGAAATTCGCGCGCGAGCACAATGTGCCTTATTTTGGTATTTGCCTGGGCATGCAGATGGCAACTGTTGAAGCAGCACGCAATATGGCGGGTGTAAAAGATGCAGGTTCGACAGAATTTGGCGAACAAGCTAATCCGCTAGTAGGCTTGATCACCGAGTGGGTCCGCGAAGACGGTAGTGTTGAACAGCGTACCGAAGATACAGATCTTGGCGGCACAATGCGCCTTGGTGCCTATCCTGCCGTTCTGAAGGAAGGTTCTAAAGTAGCTGAGATCTACGGCAAAACTGAAATTGAGGAACGTCACCGTCACCGCTATGAAGTGAATATTGGCTATGTTAAGCAGCTAGAAGAAGCTGGGGTTTTATTCTCTGGCATGTCACCTGATGGTGAGCTTCCTGAAATTATCGAGCTTCCGGATCATCCTTGGTATATTGGCGTGCAGTTCCACCCTGAACTTAAGTCAAAGCCATTTGATCCGCACCCACTGTTTGCAAGCTTCATTGAGGCTGCATTAAAGCAGAGCCGCTTGGTTTAA
- the secG gene encoding preprotein translocase subunit SecG produces MQTVLLSIHLIVALALVVTILLQRSEGGALGIGGGQGGMMTARGAGDLLTKTTKWLAIVFLANSLLLGWYAANKQSEADAVVEAAEEQPVEKPADQLPEIPTVPNGG; encoded by the coding sequence ATGCAAACAGTTTTGCTGAGCATCCATTTGATTGTTGCACTTGCGCTGGTAGTTACAATTCTTCTTCAGCGTTCTGAAGGTGGCGCACTTGGTATTGGCGGCGGTCAAGGTGGTATGATGACTGCGCGTGGCGCGGGCGACCTGTTGACTAAAACAACAAAATGGTTGGCAATAGTATTTTTAGCAAATTCATTACTTCTTGGCTGGTATGCAGCTAATAAGCAAAGTGAAGCTGATGCGGTGGTGGAAGCGGCTGAAGAGCAGCCGGTTGAAAAACCAGCTGACCAACTCCCTGAAATACCTACCGTTCCAAACGGTGGGTAA